The genomic stretch GGTTTAACATTTTTTAACCTCTTTAGTATATGTTTATATCTCATGTTTGCTCTTACTCGGATTAATCATATATAAAACAATTTGTAACATTATGAAATACAAGTATATACAGaatatttcaatatttttaattatCTTAATCCTATATGCATTTGTATTTTCCTGACTTTATTTATACATAATTATTATGATCTTCGCATGTTGTGTCTAGATGTATTCATGTATATTAAAATATGATACTTGTATATATTTAAGCTTCCTCTATACTGTGTAATGTTATTACACAGTAGTTAGATGTATTTAAATACTGCCTCAAATAACAactgtatttatatgtatttagATGTATTCTTAATATGTAGTCTGATGTATTTAAATTCTCTCTTAAATACAGCCTAAAAAAATACAAATTCAAGATCAAATATGTAttctatttatatatatttagatgTATTCATACAGTCAGTTACTATATGTATATAGGTCATTTATAATACACTAACATTGATGTATACGTCTAATAGAATACAGTGGTTAATGCTCCTTGTGTGGAGTCAAGAGTGGAGGGAAATACTACATTGGAGGTGCCGAGCAACATACCACCTATAGGCCAAGAGAGTGTATCTACATATTACTATGTATCACAATTTGAGTTGGATGACAAGTTTCTTCCAAGTCAAATTCCAGAAACTAGAATTGTGGTACACAATAGTGTACAAAATGTTGAATCAACCCCATTACCATCTCATAGGAATCGACGAACAAGTAGATGTTATTCTTCACCTTACGAGTCTAACTTCGACTCCGCAGGTTAGTGTTTTATAAACTTATGATCTATTTCCCCATGGTATTTATAATGTTTAGTCTCTATTCATGAATTCAATGAACAACAGGTACCTCAATAAAGTTGACCCCCATATTTGAAAAAAGACACCCCTTTGAGGATGATTCAATAATGGGGCCACATCCTACCTTAATTGTTCAGGAATACGAGAAATGGGTTTGTGATGGTCTTCTCGCTAGACATGAACAGAAGTAAGTTTTTCCCCGGTATGTCTATTAtgtatttatatatttaaaaatggatataatattttttatatcatACTTGTAGAAGTAATTTGGAAGACCATTACAAGAAGAACAAGTTAATACTTCATATACTATTGGATTTTGGAGTTGATCAAGTCAATTCAAAAAATTAGTTTTACCTTCTATCGTTTGATGGTAAACTATGGGATGACAATGTAAGTTTTAACCCTTCCAACTCCATTATAATTCATTTCTTTAGGATTGGTTTGTCTAATTGTATAATTCACAAATTGAGCTCTCACACAAATTTGTACTCAGATGTATCTTTTACATCTgatgtatttaactgtattcagatgtatttttAACAGTACTCAGTAGTTGTAAATAACATATGTATTTAACTGAATCAGTATAATGTATTTAATGGCCTCATTTGCCTTGAATAACAaatgtatttaactgtattcagatgtattttaACAGTACTGAGTAGTTTTAATAACATTTGTATTTAACAGTATTCAGTAGATTTGATAACAGATGTATTTAACTATATTCAGTAGCTTTAATCACAgatgtatttaactgtattcagatgtattttaACAATCCTCAATAATTGTTAATAACATATGCATTTAACTGAATATGTATGATGTATATAATGGCATCATTTGTCTTGAATAACAAATTTACTTAactgtattcagatgtattttaACAGTACTCGGTAGCTTTAATAACAGCTGTATTTAACAGTATCTATATTATGTATTTAACTGATTATTCATGATGAAAATTCAGTTTCTTTTCCTTAATTTCATTCATTGTACTTACACTATGTTATTAAATTTCTATATAGCATATTGACGTCATATTCTACTATCTGAGAAAGAAGGGAAAGTACAACCAAACAACCAACTTCAAGTATACAACTGTTGATTGTATATTCAAGACAAGAATAGCAGAAATCTTCTGCAAGTATGCTGATACAGATAGTAATGCAAATATAGCCAAAGAAAAGGATGTGGTATGTGAGTACATAAAGGGATACAGATTGCTAGCTAATGTACCTTGGCATACTGTTGATAATGTCTTGATACCAGTCAACTTGAAAGACAACTACACTGGATATTGGCTGTCGTCTCATTTAAGGAGAGATGTATCAAAGTGTATGACTCATACAGATATGCAGGTCATGATGCCTATGTAGCTTCTGAGATAGATAAGCTTGTACCTCTGTATCTATCAATCAGTGGCTTTTACAGAGATAGTCAAGGCATAGATTGGTCTACTTACTCAGCATACACTAACAAGTCACATACTGATCCCTTTGAAGTTGTTATCATATCAAATCTGCCTCAACAAAAAGCTGGCAGCATGCATGTATTCAATCATCATGCTTGTACCATTTTAAAACTCTAATTGTAtgaattatttttaattgtttcaATCAATATTTTTCAGGTATTGTGGGGTGCACGTTGCTGCATACGTGGAGTTTCTGAGCACTCTTGGTGAGGTTCCACAAACAACATTTGATTCCAATCTACTCCTCAAAGATATAGTGCTCTCCTCTGGGATTATGCTATGCGAAAGATAGACACTGATGCCATAAGCGAGAATGAAGCACCCTCAAAGATTGCTAGGCAAATCATGGAGTCAGATTCAAAGTTGCAGATAGTGTCAGAGTAGCTTTAGGTGAATGTAGTTTTCGAAGGATGTTTTAGGTGAATACTGTTTTTGAATAGTTTTTTGGTGAAGATGGTATTCAGTTagaaaaaaccatgttttaatcACTTTATCAACAGTGTTCATATATGACCATTGCAACTTTTCAATCTATGTTTCATTGTTTTGGTTCATAAGTATTCATGCTTAATCTACAGTTTCTATTCATATGTATCTTACAAGATATATTGACATGTATTCAATAGGGCGTATAAGTATGTATTAAGATTCAGTCACTTGGCTTGTATATCAAAGTCAGAAACTGTATGTTACAGGTTTATACGTATGTACTCAacttgatgtatttatttcactTAAGCAGGTTATATTCATACTTATACAAATCTATAAGTAATTGTATTCATTTGGTTTGATTTCTATAGTCAAGGCAGACACAATGTATAAGACAATTTGTATTTTTGTATGTATTTAACATTGTATATTAGTATGTAATAATCTCCAGTCGTGTGCATTGTATATCCAATTTAGAGACTGAATAATACAATTGTTATAATTATATATTCAACAAATTGTATATGTATTTATTGAAATTGTTATATAgttgtattcagatgtattatagtTGGTTATGTATATACAACTCAGCCACTGTCTATACTACATTGTCTAAGTATCTGTTGAAAGGTTGTATTCGAATGTATTCAACACAATAATACAACTAACTATATCCCGAATCTATTCATTTAAAGGTTCAAAATGATTTATTTCACAATGTCATCAGAAGTAATGACAAATCGTTGGAGCATTAATACATGTCAGAGTGTTAACTAAATCCTACGCGGAGCATTTCTATACATTCACTTATTATGTCCTCCCTGCCCACATATGCTACATAAATGTTGATTTTTTTGCTGCAACAATTCACTGAAAGGTTTATCGCGCTTCTTCGTTGGCCATCCAGGAAATCTTTTCCATTTGGGTGGTAATACAACTTCCTCTACAACATGTGCTGGTATATTCCATTCATTTCTGTCCGTTAGCGGGTACACAGGCACGTCATATGTCATTACAACAGCCCAATAATCTTCCAATGCACGTGCACGTTGGAATATACAGGCACGCCGTATATTCCAATGCACGTTGTAATAGTTAGAGCAATAATCTTCTGGCATTAGAAACTTGCTCTTCAATACAGCCCAAGCATGTGGTCATGGTAACTCATCAACTTGGAACCTCCCGCAAATGCATTTTCTCTCTAACAGGCAGACAGTGCAATTCCTCCCTCCATTCGTAACCGTATGTAAGTATTCAGTCGATGGTACCACCTACATTTAAACATAGACCTATAAGTTTTGAGCACATATAAAAAAATTCATTTATATACCATATAATAGACGTATTAAATATACAACAGTATGAATTAAATCAAATATGTTTTGAATACAAACATATTTCTGTATGTATAATGTAGAATTATTAAGTTAAATAATGCATCATATATGCATAATGCATAATTATTTCAGTTAAACAAATGAATTTCTGTATGTATAATGCAGACTTATTcagttaaatacaactgaatacagaaGAATACATCATTTATGCAGACCGACAGATTATAAACTATAATTACGTCTTATCTTATGAATACACTGTTATACATCTAAAATCTGGTTAACTTAGGCAGctgaaaagaaacaaaaacattATAGGACTTTGCATgataatacaactgaatacatcTACCTAAaaaaggtataaattatttcagAAAAAATTAAGCTATCTAAAGAAAGAGCTAAATATATGATACAATTACATTAAAATAAAACTTACAGTCATGCATGTAGACATTGCCTCATTCAAAGTCAGCATCTCCTGGTATTTTTTTCCAAGCGTTATGTAAGTCTGTGTAGCTTTTTTGCGGTTACTGCAATTCTAACGTCCAAACATCTTCCTAACTTCTTCAAGGAAGTCGTATATTGGTAATTCCCTCGCTGACACTAGTGCGACATTGATTGACTCAACAATATTTGATGTCATGGTCCATCCCCTGTTAACAGGTGAATACAACCTAGCCCACTTTTCGTATCCAGCTAACTCCAAGTATTCTTTCACCTTAATATCTACATTCTCCACCTTCTCTATCAGACTGTCAAATTCAGCTTGTGTGTATGCTTTTGCCATTGAGAAGTATATCTTGCTCAACTTTGCATGGCTCTTTTTGAATTTCTTATATACGTTGTTCCATAGATGCCATATACAGGCAAAAAGTGGTACATCTAGATACACTCTCGATACAGATTTAATGATACTCTCATTTCTATCTGAAACGATGCACATGTTTTCCCTGTCACCGTATGCTATCTTGAATTTCTCAAAGAACCACGTCCAAGCAGCATCATTCTCTGAATCAATAACACCATATGCCAGTGGCAATATATGATCTATAAAGACAATTGCATGCTATTTCTATCCTGGCTAGTTTACAATTTACCAAAAATTACAGCTACATACAGTAACTGCTGCATACAATTGAATACAATTGTTGTTGTATTTATTATACAGTTGCATATAATTTACTAATCATTACTGCTGCCTTCATTTGAATACAAATTACATTTTGATTTTGCATACATCCATTGTAGTAAGAATTTAATTTACTAAGAATTCACGTACCCACATGCACCATCCAACATGTTGGCCGAGATGAATGTCCTAGTGTAGTAAGATTTTAGGTGACTTCCATCTACAACCACAATGGGTCTACAATGATCAAACCCCTTTATAAAGGTATACAAAGATATATACACATACATGAACTCATGTTTGGGCGATTTTACCATTCTAATGTGCGAACCTGGATATGTCTTATCCATTGTATATAAGTATCTTGGTAATTTTTTGTATGAATCAGCCGGTTCACCTCTCAAAAAATTTATTGCCTTTTCTTTAGCACGCCACGCCAACATGTAGCTAACATCTACACCTAAATCTGATTTCACATCATCAATTATATCCTTTGGAGTGTATTTTCTCTTATGATTAGTAAGCTTGGGCCTAATCATACCACCTATAAGGCTGCTACTTGCCTGTCGCTGCTCATACACCTTGTCCTTCAACGGACATGTATGCTTATCAATGAAATCTCTCACTTTGAATAGTTCTGATTTGTTAATGCTCGAAGCCTTAAACCTCCATTCACAATCTTCTGACATACATAATAATGCATAGCTGCAAAGAATTTATCATTATACATATGATTAACATAAATGCTTACAAAAAAATCACTCATATACACATGAATACAAATACGACTATATTTATTTGTGCAaataatacaactaaatacaCTTATAGTTATATGCATACAATTGTATACAACTAGTAAACCAATGAGGAAAACAATGAGAGCCACTGTAATAAGTTTATACAATTAAAATACACAAGAATACATGTATTTGAAGAccataaaaaaaaatagttaaccACATCAGTGAAGATCAATTGTCTCACAAATATGCATAAACATATCAACATATAACTTATCAACATATCCTGGTAATTTTTTGTATGAATCAGCCGGTTCACCTCTCAAAAAATTTATTGCCTTTTCTTTAGCACGCCACGCCAACATGTAGCTAACATCTACACCTAAATCTGATTTCACATCATCAATTATATCCTTTGGGGTGTATTTTATCTTATGATTAGTAAGCTTGGGCCTAATCATACCACCTATAAGGCTGCTACTTGCCTGTCGCTGCTCATACACCTTGTCCTTCAACGGACATGTATGCTTATCAATGAACTCTCTCACTTTGAATAGTTCTGATTTGTTAATGCTCGAAGCCTTAAACCTCCATTCACAATCTTCTGACATACATAATAATGCATAGCTGCAAAGAATTTATCATTATACATATGATTAACATAAATGCTTACAAAAAAATCACTCATATATACATGAATACAAATACGACTATATTTATTTATGCAaataatacaactaaatacaCTTATAGTTATATGAATACAATTGTATACAACTAGTAAACCGATGAGGAAAACAATGAGAGCCACTGTAATAAGTTTATACAATTAAAATACACAAGAATACATGTATTTGAAGACcataaaaaaaatagttaaccACATCAGTGAAGATCAATTGTCTTACAAATATGCATAAACATATCAACATATAACTTACAACTCCAACCATAAATACAAAATACGGCAAAAATAAAGAATAATAAAATACACTCAAACCTGACAGAATTAGACCTATCAACCCGGAATTGAAACCTTTGAGATATAGCATAATGCTCCATCACCTCTTTCAATTTTGCCTTATCCTTATATACTTGTCCAGCCATAACCTCCCTTTGATTAGTTTTTGAAATTATCAAATCCTTGTTCAGTTCGAACACCGTAATTGCTTGTCTTGAGTTGACAAAATCTAGTACAAGTGTATCATCTGTATCAGAATCATACCTTTGAACTGATTCGTCTATTTGCACAATGTCGCCTTGAATTAAACTACCTCCGGATACAAGTTCTTTTTCAATAGTTGTTATGCACAAAGGATACATCCCgaattctctgttctcttttttcaACTCTACATACACCCTGTAACCCATATTATTGTGTATTTCCATTGGCGTGTAATTTTCTTCTACTTTGTATTGAATTTTAATGGACTTTGAGGTCAAATCTATGTTGTTGATTAGAGATTGACACAACCAAATCATTATACAACGCATACTCCTTTTCAGTATTCCCTCAATTGAATAATCGACGTAATTGCTCTTAATGTTCCACTTGCCAGAATGCCGCAACAATACTGTTAAACTTGCCATATGTATACAATTGTATCAATCGCAACTTTTCGTTGTTGAAAATAGAACTGGGTAGCACTGGAACTATAGAAAAAGGGAGAACTTAAAATCCAGATGTTGCTCTGCTTTAGGTTATTTTTTCCGATTGAAAAACTTTCGTGAATGGAGGAATACATATTTATGGTGCAATAGTTTGTGttagttgagttatattaggagaaTATCAAGTAAATTGATTTCCTTTCCGTTTTAAACCAGTTGAAAGGTCCATATTTTACGCTAAAAACGtttctatattttttaatacACCTGgtaaatacagttgaatacattGAAGATTagttggacttccctgattcacacctatttttgctactgtattcatgaatacattagGTTAAATACATTAAATACATGTAATAGATATCTATAACACGTAATATAACAAATGATATCTATAaatgactaattactactaaatgatagtgctttatgaaaatttctctttcaTAATCCATATAAATTAGGCTAAAAGTGGTAAGAGTAAGGGAGTTGGGCCAATTTTCCCAAATTAGGTGGCTGAACGGTTCTGGGCCGTAATTTTCTCATAAAACAGATAACcaaatgaccccccccccccacccacccACTTCACAAACTAACCATATATTGACCAAACAACCCCACACACTAATACTCCTTCGTTTCAATTTTATGTTAACATGTTTAATTGgatacggagtttaagaaaaaatgaagatttttgaaatttttgatcCTAAACAAGTAAAAAAGGGACTCAAAATATATGTGTAGTTAtcaaaacttctcattaagggtaaaattataagtttaagctaaattgtttccaggGTCATTGTTTTTTAAACgaaccaaaaaagaaatagattcacataaactCGAACAGAGGAAGTATTTTTTACTCTTCGGGCAAATTTATGTGCACGCCATCCAATTCAcagccaaaaataaaaaaagaaaaatagacagCTCAAGAAAAATTCCATTACCCCCCATAATTTTACATAATCATGTGCAGAGGTTCTTAGAACTATTTCTCGACATTAGTAAGGGTTCACTCTAGATCATGATAAAAAgagtaaaatcttcgtagaaaaGTTTACAGTAACATAAATATAGTCGCAAGCTAACCCAGCTACTTAACATAATAATAAGAGCAAGAACATCAGCTACATATCCACTCTATTCTTTTTTCACTTCTTTATGCTTTCTTGCCTTGTGATTGTAAACCACCGGTACACAACTTCAACATAAATGTACGATAATACCATTCAAACGCTTGAGGGCACGCAGTTTTCGCGAAAAACAGCACCCAAAAATATTTTGGCTCCGTAATATATCTCTTTTTCCGGCATATTGCACTTACAATTGATTTTGCACAGTCACTAGAACTGATAACTGGGAGAACAACAACATTCTGCAAATATAAATAGATACGATTTGAACACTGATTAGTaataaacttaaaattttactgcTTGCCTAAAAATTCTTTATGATTATAACTTAAGTAACATTGAATTGTTAGACTGTGGGAAAATTGATAATCAGACGTCAATGCATTAGTAAATTATGAATCTGGAAGGAAAATTTGAAACTTTTGGTGGTCAGTTTACCTATATTATATAGACAGAGTTGTGCATGTACTACTAGATAGTAGGCTTATTGACAAAGACGCTAGCTGAATTGGTTTCTGTGGGGCTTAATTCTCCTGATTGAGACGCGTCATTCAAGAAACATAAGTTAATAATTAATGAAACTCAACTGTACAATACTAGCACCCTTGAACATTTATTAATTTCACTAAGGTTACTGGGAAAAAGGATAAAAAGCCTTGCTGTGGGCGATGTGAAAGGTACAAGTTCATAAGTCAATACTGTAATAAATATTTCATGATCAAGATTACTTAACTCGTGTATGAGTATTATTTCCAAAATAGGTCATGAGTGGAACATTCTTCTCTTTTGGTCCTTGATCATGATTAGAGGAGAAGATTTAATTTATACACACTAATAAAATAGAGAATTCTTACATTATGTTTCAAATATTTATCATTTTAGAATAAATAGAGTGAACATTTACTAGTAAGAgatcaaaaaataaataagggTAACTAAGTCAAATAATATTTACTATTATAAAGAATGTACAAAAGCTAACATGACAAGTAAATAGAAATAGAAAAagtacatttttattttattctccATCTTATTCCACTTTTGTGAATTACTTGCAATTATCTTTTATTAGGTGATGTGAAAGTGTTATGGAAGTTCAACTTTAGAGGGGATTAGAATAGATAGGCTAATCCACCAGAGTAATTTTCAATAACAGAAAAATAGGTAACTAAATACCCCTTTTCGGTTTAtatgaacctattttcttttcagtccgttctaaaaagaatgacccctttctaaatttggtaacaatttagtttAAACTTACAATTGTACCATTAATGAGAAGCCTTTTTAAttacacaaatactctgggcccctctttgacttgtttaggacaataaatttcaaaaatctttattttttgtTAAACTCTGAGTCcaatcaaacaggttcacataaattagaacggAGGGAGTAACAGGGATTGTAAGCCCATCCTTCAAGTTGTTAACCAACTAAACGGCCATATAAATTGAGAAAATAAACAGTGAAATTAATGGTTGGTTATCTTACATTAGCTAATTCTGATTCAACTTGCAAGACCCCATCTTTTAGGTGCTTTCCTCGTATTATTTCTGAATCAGTAAATCCTAACGTTGCAATGGTAATTGAGATTTCCGGAGCCAATTCAAGTCTCATAGTCTCGTAAAAGCCTATTAAAGCAGCTTTACTCGCCTGCAAAGCCAATACAATTAATTaacataacaacaatatataattaatataaagagaagaattaattaattaattaattaattaaggggaataaattaaataaaactaaaagTAGTTTCTTACAGTATAGAAGCTTAAAGATGGTGGGTGCAAAATTGCCACGGATGAAGAATTGACAAACA from Nicotiana sylvestris chromosome 12, ASM39365v2, whole genome shotgun sequence encodes the following:
- the LOC138883086 gene encoding uncharacterized protein is translated as MASLTVLLRHSGKWNIKSNYVDYSIEGILKRSMRCIMIWLCQSLINNIDLTSKSIKIQYKVEENYTPMEIHNNMGYRVYVELKKENREFGMYPLCITTIEKELVSGGSLIQGDIVQIDESVQRYDSDTDDTLVLDFVNSRQAITVFELNKDLIISKTNQREVMAGQVYKDKAKLKEVMEHYAISQRFQFRVDRSNSVSYALLCMSEDCEWRFKASSINKSELFKVREFIDKHTCPLKDKVYEQRQASSSLIGGMIRPKLTNHKIKYTPKDIIDDVKSDLGVDVSYMLAWRAKEKAINFLRGEPADSYKKLPGYVDKLYVDIYALLCMSEDCEWRFKASSINKSELFKVRDFIDKHTCPLKDKVYEQRQASSSLIGGMIRPKLTNHKRKYTPKDIIDDVKSDLGVDVSYMLAWRAKEKAINFLRDHILPLAYGVIDSENDAAWTWFFEKFKIAYGDRENMCIVSDRNESIIKSVSRVYLDVPLFACIWHLWNNVYKKFKKSHAKLSKIYFSMAKAYTQAEFDSLIEKVENVDIKVKEYLELAGYEKWARLYSPVNRGWTMTSNIVESINVALVSARELPIYDFLEEVRKMFGR